The nucleotide sequence gtttggGGACAATTgttgatggaaaatgatgtggatatattgaagcaacatctcaaggcatcagtcaggaagttaaagcttggttgcaaatgggtattgcaaatggacaatgaccccaagcatacttacaaagttgtggcaaaatggcttaaggacaacaaagtcaagctattggagcggccatcacaaagccctgacctcaatcccatagaacatttctgggcagaactgaaaaagcgtgtgcgaacaaggaggcctacaaacctgactcagttacaccagctctgtcaggaggaatgggccaaaattcacccaacttattgtgggaagcttgtggaaggctacccgaaacgtttgacccaagttaaacaatttaaaggcaatgctaccaaatactaattgagtgtatgcaaacttctaacccacagggaatgtgatgaaaggaataaaagctgaaataaatcattctctctactattattctgacatttcacattcttaaaataaagtggtgatcctaagtgacctaaaacagggaatttttactaggattaaatgtcaggaattgtgaaaaactgagtttaaatgtatttggctaaggtgtatgtaaacttccgacttcaactgtaacactgTAGAGAAACAACAGTGGACAAAAGGGACATGTTGAAAGCTTATGCCTTTAGTAACTCTGAGAGACTAAAATATCAATGTTGAAAAAGAAAAGGTGTCAAACACAGCTTTGCTCTGAACAATATGTTCTCTTTAAGTAAGGTTTATCATCATCAACACACCAATATTGTTAATATCTACTgtcaacaaattattattttgaaaATATGTAAACTATAATTGAAACCAGTCATGATCATCTTATTTCTCTTCATACCCAAAAACTAAAGGGATTGCCATTGATTGGTTGAGGTGCACCTCAACTCTGAGCTGGTTGGTTGAGGTCTACCTCTGCTCACATCTGATTGGGTGAAGTTGTACTGGTTAAAGGGATAAGAACCTGTTGCAACATTATGACCTATTCAATGAGACATACAGTACAACTAactaatgaataaataaataaactcatATATTAATAGTCACTTTTGATTTAGAAAATGGCACAGATTTACCTTACAAACAGACATtcgtaaaaaaacaaacacatctTTGTCTTAAGACATAGATGTTAAGAAAATACATTCATAAAAGAGAggctgtgtacgtgtgtgtataaaGGTCTGTGTGTTTCTCAGGGTCTGGCAGCCTTGTAGTGGGAGGGGACTGTCTCCAAGGTGATCTCTAGACTGTCTATCTCTGAGCTCTTCCTACCACTTACAATGACGCGTACACTCTTTTTTGCGTTGGGGACCGGGGGTGGAGTTTTGCCCGGGGTTACGGGAGGGCCTGGTGCGGGGGGTACAACAGGAGACACACTATCCTGTAGTGAGAGCTGTACAGTGTTCACGTTGACATGACAACATCTCGGATACTGTTTAAAACACTCAAACGTATCCTGGCAGTGCTCGCAGGGGCATTGCGAGGAGCATAGCACTGCGTGGGCTGCGGCAGCAGTGGTGACCACATTGGGGGCGGAGTTTGATTCTGATCCCCGCGGGCATAGCCAGCGTAGCGTAACGGCAAGGACGGAGCGGTAGTAGAAGCGGCGGAGGTGGCGGACACAGCGACACTGGAAAACACAGGCCCTGTGGAGGGAGTGAAGGTCTTTAGACAAGAGGTGGCGGACACAGCGACACTGGAAAACACAGACCCTGTGGAGGGAGTGAAGGTCTTTAGACAAGAGGTGGCGGACACAGCGACACTGGAAAACACAGGCCCTGTGGAGGGAGTGAAGGTCTTTAGACAAGAGGTGGCGGAAGTTGGGCTTCAGCAGCAGATAGACcagagggttgtagagggttgagGACTTAGCAAACACGGCAGGGATGGCAAAAGCCATCGGAGGGATGGAGTCCATGTGACCAAACGCTGCCCACATGGAGACCAGGGCGTAGGGACTCCACGCTGTGAAGAAACCAATACACACCGCCACActgagctagagggaggga is from Salvelinus alpinus chromosome 16, SLU_Salpinus.1, whole genome shotgun sequence and encodes:
- the opn7a gene encoding opsin 7, group member a, whose translation is MTGGVPSILRELYRLRLAESENHREVCVLWWVTPYYSVSYNKKMLLKPAEFFTINLAVSDLGMTLSLYPLAVTSSIYHRWLYGKTVCLVYAFCGVLFGICSLTTLTILSTVCCLKVCYPLYGNRFCPDHGRILIACAWAYALVFACSPLAHWGAYGPEPYGTACCIDWQRSNRDSVARSYTVALFLCCYVLPCCVITSAYSQILVTVRESRRAVEQHVSQQTHMGNVQTTIVKLSVAVCIGFFTAWSPYALVSMWAAFGHMDSIPPMAFAIPAVFAKSSTLYNPLVYLLLKPNFRHLLSKDLHSLHRACVFQCRCVRHLLSKDLHSLHRVCVFQCRCVRHLLSKDLHSLHRACVFQCRCVRHLRRFYYRSVLAVTLRWLCPRGSESNSAPNVVTTAAAAHAVLCSSQCPCEHCQDTFECFKQYPRCCHVNVNTVQLSLQDSVSPVVPPAPGPPVTPGKTPPPVPNAKKSVRVIVSGRKSSEIDSLEITLETVPSHYKAARP